The proteins below come from a single Eucalyptus grandis isolate ANBG69807.140 chromosome 3, ASM1654582v1, whole genome shotgun sequence genomic window:
- the LOC120291111 gene encoding leucine-rich repeat-containing protein 7-like, translating into MLKKTPELSAFLSLEFLILKGCTMLTKLSDSIGMLKYLVELDVSGTNIVELPNSIANLMSLKVLRVNGSGIQKLPECIGMLEKLVEIYGVGCKQLEVFPSDIVRLQSLEILKLTETCMENIPELPQSLVATRLKVLDLSDCRMLKETPELSAFLSLEQLILNGCQMLTKLSDSIGMLKYLVKLDVSFTRIVELPNSIVNIKSLKVLKIDGSCMQKLPNAIGMMEKLEEIYGEGCRQLEVIPSDIVRLSYLQILKLTETRMENIPKLPESLVSLCLSSTVSEKAPEISNLVNLRNLEFCFPLTYLVCPRIPKSYMSNPYCRLELSIFTSRSSYLGCFHCLKELELENCDNLRCVGHLPSDLRVFTVTNCRFLEVVDLSNLSNFKNLEDLTVWDCSSLVEIRGLDRLESLKSLYIKHCSPLLCLPDLSTWKELAEWDVDALVTDLARGKQVARSDDLPL; encoded by the exons atgttgaaaaaaaCTCCTGAGCTCTCTGCATTTTTATCCTTAGAATTTCTAATTCTAAAGGGGTGTACAATGCTTACGAAACTTTCCGACTCAATCGGAATGCTGAAATATTTAGTTGAGTTGGATGTCTCAGGCACAAACATTGTAGAGTTGCCAAATAGCATTGCCAATCTAATGAGCTTGAAAGTGTTGAGGGTTAACGGTAGTGGTATACAAAAGTTACCTGAGTGCATTGGGATGTTGGAGAAACTTGTGGAAATTTATGGAGTAGGTTGCAAGCAGCTAGAAGTGTTTCCTAGTGATATTGTGAGACTACAATCcttggaaattttgaaattaacgGAAACTTGCATGGAGAATATACCGGAGCTTCCACAGAGTTTG GTGGCTACCAGATTGAAGGTTCTTGATTTGTCAGACTGCAGAATGTTGAAAGAAACTCCTGAGCTCTCTGCTTTTTTATCCTTAGAACAATTAATTCTAAATGGGTGTCAAATGCTTACAAAACTTTCCGACTCGATCGGAATGCTGAAATATTTAGTTAAGTTGGATGTCTCATTCACAAGAATTGTTGAGTTGCCAAATAGCATTGTCAATATAAAGAGTTTGAAAGTTTTGAAGATTGACGGGAGTTGCATGCAAAAGTTACCTAATGCCATTGGGATGATGGAGAAACTTGAGGAAATTTATGGAGAAGGTTGCCGGCAGCTGGAAGTGATTCCAAGTGATAttgtgagactatcatacttgcagattttgaaattaacagAAACTCGTATGGAGAATATACCAAAGCTTCCAGAGAGTTTGGTAAGTCTATGTCTGTCCTCAACAGTCTCGGAAAAAGCTCCTGAGATCTCCAACTTAGTGAATTtaagaaatttggaattttgttttCCCCTTACATACCTTGTGTGTCCCAGGATTCCAAAAAGTTACATGTCCAACCCATATTGTAggttagaactttcaattttcacCAGCAGAAGCTCATATTTGGGTTGCTTTCATTGTCTaaaagaacttgaacttgagaaCTGTGACAACTTGCGTTGTGTTGGACATCTGCCCTCTGATTTGAGGGTATTTACAGTTACCAATTGCAGATTTCTTGAAGTTGTGGACCTTTCCAACTTATCTAACTTCAAGAATCTCGAGGACCTTACAGTATGGGATTGTTCGAGTCTAGTTGAAATTCGAGGTCTTGACAGACTGGAATCATTGAAAAGTCTTTACATCAAACACTGCAGTCCCTTGCTTTGTTTACCTGATCTATCCACCTGGAAGGAGCTGGCGGAGTGGGATGTTGATGCTCTTGTGACAGATTTGGCGAGAGGAAAACAAGTAGCTCGAAGTGATGATCTCCCACTCTAG
- the LOC120291112 gene encoding disease resistance protein RUN1-like, whose amino-acid sequence MVSNANETFRLDRHAEIYGVGCRQLEVTSYGIRELQDFGSLKSIKTREENVPKLPQSLGASRLKVLDLSNCRKLKETPKLSAFLLLEKLILKGCQMLTKLSDSIGMLKYLVELDVSNTNIVELPNSIVNLKSLKVLNINGSCMQKLPDAIEKMEKLEEIYGVGCRQLEVTSYGIRELQDFGSLKSIKTREENVPKLPQSLVSLHLHSHVSGKRFGDLQFSEFKKSEIMCSHNIVDVIVYESSVGYNMSIYYSMPG is encoded by the exons atggTGTCAAATGCTAACGAAACTTTCCGACTCGATCGGCATGCTGAAATTTATGGAGTAGGTTGCCGGCAGCTGGAAGTGACTTCTTATGGTATTCGGGAACTACAAGATTTCGGGTCGTTGAAATCAATTAAAACTCGTGAGGAGAATGTACCGAAGCTTCCACAGAGTCTG GGGGCCAGCAGATTGAAGGTTCTTGATCTGTCAAACTGTAGAAAGTTGAAAGAAACTCCTAAGCTCtctgcatttttattattagaaaaattaattctaaaaggGTGTCAAATGCTTACGAAACTTTCCGACTCGATCGGCATGCTGAAATATTTAGTTGAATTGGATGTCTCAAACACAAACATTGTAGAGTTGCCAAATAGCATTGTCAACCTAAAGAGCTTGAAAGTGTTGAATATTAACGGTAGTTGCATGCAAAAGTTACCTGATGCCATTGAGAAGATGGAAAAACTTGAGGAAATTTATGGAGTAGGTTGCCGGCAGCTGGAAGTGACTTCTTATGGTATTCGGGAACTACAAGATTTCGGGTCGTTGAAATCAATTAAAACTCGTGAGGAGAATGTACCGAAGCTTCCACAGAGTTTGGTAAGTTTACATCTACATTCACATGTTTCTGGAAAAAGATTCGGAGATCTCCAATTTAGTGagtttaaaaaatctgaaattatgTGTTCTCATAACATTGTAGATGTTATCGTTTATGAGAGCAGTGTCGGTTATAATATGTCTATCTATTATTCGATGCCAgggtaa
- the LOC104437154 gene encoding disease resistance protein RPV1, with product MERKRSSSLETGSTSHGSSGIQYDVFLSFRGPDTRTTFTDYLYHTLLDKGISVFIDKQGIDVGGEIGPKIYQAINDSKICIPIFSSNYASSSWCLRELEHMMQRWKTNELEVMPIFYDVEPSDVKLETGVYVDALTLHKEKHGPEIVQCWAESLKEVTGIKGWDTKNTGHGELAHLIARKVLVKLKVSCVHISDHLVGMDESANEVVDLLNVTSEDVRLIGMWGMGGIGKTTLAKVVYNKLSTNFDSCSFISDIREASQGSGLLNMQRQLLSDIIGNVVVEPSSIDHGKNMIKNRFCRKKVLIFLDDVDHEHQLMALVAKEEWFGSGSRIVVTTRDRSVFCKLQYQFEHCLIYEVKELNNLTALQLFSKHAFRSNSPPNAFLSLSKKVIAKTGGLPLAIEVIGSLLCGKKEERVWQDTLKKMEYCQQRDVKEKLMLSYQALDHLQQQIFLDIACFLAGQDKSYPCYMWDGCGFFPSEGIDVLLLMSLVKIREWNELWMHDQLKDLGKSIVYEENCKDPTKGSRVWRDWQGGSNIVQQKKGTETVAAYYDQSKEPLQDSVLTSKDFIKVPNIRFLSLSGWTLSGDFGDLFSELRWLTWGDCPKEIQATNFCPKNLVILDLYQSSSIDEHWGGWTQLKVATRLKVLNLLPCRMLKQTDKLFAFLSLEKLILKGCKMLKKLSDLFVMLKYLVELEVFCTSIVELPNNIVNLKSLKVLKINDSCMQKLPDAIGIIEKLEEI from the exons atggaaagaaaaaggagctcTTCTCTGGAAACGGGATCCACGAGCCATGGCTCCTCTGGAATTCAGtacgatgtgttcttgagttttcgaGGCCCGGATACTCGCACTACCTTCACAGATTACCTCTATCATACCCTGCTGGATAAGGGTATCAGTGTTTTCATAGACAAGCAGGGGATTGACGTTGGTGGAGAGATCGGTCCCAAGATTTACCAAGCCATCAATGACTCGAAAATCTGCATTCCCATCTTCTCTAGCAATTACGCCTCTAGTAGCTGGTGCTTGCGCGAGCTAGAACACATGATGCAGCGTTGGAAAACCAACGAATTGGAGGTTatgcccattttctatgatgtggaACCTTCTGACGTGAAGCTTGAAACCGGAGTGTATGTGGATGCACTAACTCTGCATAAAGAAAAACATGGGCCTGAGATTGTGCAGTGCTGGGCGGAGTCACTCAAGGAAGTTACTGGAATCAAGGGATGGGACACCAAGAACACAGG CCACGGAGAACTTGCCCATTTGATTGCTCGGAAAGTGTTGGTTAAACTTAAGGTGTCTTGTGTGCATATATCCGATCATTTAGTTGGAATGGACGAGTCAGCAAATGAAGTAGTAGATTTGCTGAATGTTACATCTGAGGACGTAAGGCTCATTGGTATGTGGGGAATGGGTGGAATaggcaagacaactcttgccaaggttGTCTACAACAAACTATCTACTAATTTTGACAGTTGTAGCTTCATTTCAGATATTCGAGAAGCATCGCAAGGTTCTGGTCTGTTAAATATGCAGAGGCAGTTACTCTCTGACATCATTGGTAACGTAGTGGTTGAACCTTCTAGCATTGATCATGGAAAGAATATGATCAAAAATCGATTTTGCAGAAAGaaagttcttatttttcttgatgatgtaGATCATGAGCACCAACTTATGGCATTGGTAGCAAAGGAAGAATGGTTTGGTTCGGGAAGTAGAATAGTTGTTACAACAAGAGACAGAAGTGTTTTCTGTAAACTCCAATATCAGTTTGAACATTGTTTGATTTATGAAGTTAAGGAACTCAACAATCTCACAGCTCTTCAACTGTTTAGCAAGCATGCCTTTAGAAGCAACTCTCCTCCAAATGCATTCTTGAGTTTGTCTAAGAAAGTTATTGCAAAAACCGGAGGGCTTCCACTGGCTATTGAAGTTATTGGCTCATTGTTAtgtggaaaaaaagaggaaagagtgTGGCAAGATACATTGAAAAAGATGGAATATTGTCAACAGAGGGACGTGAAGGAAAAGTTAATGTTGAGTTATCAGGCATTAGATCATCTGCAACaacaaatatttcttgatatCGCTTGCTTTCTAGCTGGACAAGATAAGAGCTATCCATGTTACATGTGGGATGGCTGTGGATTTTTTCCAAGTGAGGGGATTGATGTTCTGCTTTTAATGTCCTTAGTGAAGATTAGAGAATGGAATGAactatggatgcatgatcagcTTAAGGACTTAGGCAAGAGCATTGTGTATGAAGAAAATTGCAAAGACCCCACAAAGGGTTCTCGAGTGTGGCGGGATTGGCAAGGTGGTTCAAATATTGTCCAGCAAAAGAAG GGAACCGAAACTGTTGCAGCATACTATGATCAATCTAAGGAGCCTCTCCAAGACTCTGTTTTGACATCAAAAGACTTTATCAAAGTGCCAAATATTAGATTTCTCTCATTGTCTGGTTGGACCCTCTCTGGAGACTTTGGGGATCTCTTTTCAGAATTGAGATGGCTTACTTGGGGGGATTGTCCAAAAGAAATACAAGCAACCAACTTTTGCCCAAAAAATCTAGTCATCCTTGACCTGTATCAGAGCAGCTCAATAGATGAACATTGGGGTGGTTGGACTCAACTCAAG GTGGCTACAAGATTGAAGGTCCTTAATCTGTTGCCTTGCAGAATGTTGAAACAAACTgataaactttttgcatttttatccttagaaaaattaattctaaagggGTGTAAAATGCTTAAGAAACTTTCTGACTTGTTTGTCATGCTGAAATATTTAGTTGAGTTAGAAGTCTTCTGCACAAGTATTGTAGAGTTGCCAAATAACATTGTCAATTTAAAGAGCTTGAAAGTGTTGAAGATTAACGATAGTTGCATGCAAAAGTTACCTGATGCCATTGGGATaattgagaaacttgaagaaatTTAG